A region of Cyanobacteria bacterium QS_8_64_29 DNA encodes the following proteins:
- a CDS encoding phycocyanobilin:ferredoxin oxidoreductase has product MVETASLRQHQHPLIRQLADSIESAWQAAFELRAYPLPAGLGYVEGQLEGDKLTIENCCYQTDRFRKLHLELARVGTQLDILHCVMFPRPEYALPIFGCDLVGARGQISAAIADLSPVSRDSQLPAAYREALASLPDPQFSQPRELPEWGDIFSAFCTFVRPSDAAEQERFLARVRDLLRVHCQQAPQALPASERDRQQHLAAQRHYCHQQQQNDKTRRVLEKAFGEAWTERYMQAVLFEPPED; this is encoded by the coding sequence ATGGTCGAGACTGCCTCCTTACGCCAGCACCAACACCCGCTAATCCGCCAGCTCGCTGACAGCATCGAGTCGGCTTGGCAGGCCGCGTTCGAGCTGAGGGCTTATCCGCTACCGGCAGGACTGGGCTACGTGGAAGGCCAGCTCGAGGGCGACAAGCTCACCATCGAGAACTGCTGCTACCAGACTGATCGGTTTCGCAAGCTCCACCTGGAGCTGGCGCGCGTGGGGACCCAGCTCGACATCCTCCACTGCGTCATGTTTCCGCGCCCCGAGTACGCGCTGCCCATCTTTGGCTGCGACTTAGTGGGCGCTCGGGGCCAAATCAGTGCCGCCATTGCCGACCTATCGCCAGTGAGCCGCGACAGCCAGCTGCCAGCTGCCTACCGCGAGGCCTTGGCGTCCCTGCCCGATCCGCAGTTTTCGCAGCCGCGCGAGCTGCCCGAGTGGGGCGATATTTTCTCGGCGTTTTGTACCTTCGTGCGCCCCAGCGATGCCGCCGAGCAGGAGCGCTTTCTGGCGCGGGTGCGCGATCTGCTGCGCGTTCACTGCCAGCAAGCCCCGCAAGCGCTGCCTGCCTCCGAGCGGGACCGCCAGCAGCACTTGGCCGCCCAACGCCACTACTGCCACCAGCAGCAGCAAAACGACAAAACCCGCCGCGTTCTGGAAAAGGCCTTTGGCGAGGCCTGGACGGAGCGCTACATGCAAGCGGTGCTGTTCGAGCCGCCTGAGGACTAA
- a CDS encoding twin-arginine translocase TatA/TatE family subunit: MFGLGLPEVGLIAAVALLVFGPKRIPEVGNALGKTLRGFKDELNTTEADAERDREEP, encoded by the coding sequence ATGTTTGGTTTGGGACTGCCGGAGGTGGGCCTAATTGCAGCTGTAGCGCTGCTGGTGTTTGGGCCCAAGCGCATTCCCGAGGTGGGCAATGCCTTAGGCAAAACCCTGCGCGGGTTCAAAGACGAGCTCAATACCACTGAGGCAGACGCCGAGCGCGATCGGGAGGAACCGTAG
- the trmD gene encoding tRNA (guanosine(37)-N1)-methyltransferase TrmD yields the protein MRFDLVTLFPEFFHSPCQVGLMGKALANGIAQLNLVNPRDFSPDKHRRVDDEPYGGGAGMVLKPEPIFAAVEAIPQQPPREIVLMSPQGQPLRQPLLRELASEYRQLVVVCGHYEGVDERIREHLITREISLGDFVLTGGEIPALALLNGVLRLLPGTVGKAASLETESFEDGLLDYPQYTRPATYRGWEVPAVLCSGDHAAIAHWRHQQQRERTQRRRPDLRQPPSDGDA from the coding sequence GTGCGATTCGATCTGGTTACGCTGTTCCCCGAGTTTTTCCACTCGCCCTGTCAAGTGGGGCTGATGGGCAAGGCCTTGGCCAACGGCATTGCCCAACTCAATCTGGTCAACCCGCGCGATTTTAGCCCCGACAAGCACCGCCGCGTGGACGATGAGCCCTACGGCGGCGGCGCCGGGATGGTGCTCAAGCCCGAGCCCATCTTTGCCGCCGTCGAGGCAATCCCGCAGCAGCCGCCGCGGGAGATCGTTCTAATGAGCCCCCAAGGCCAGCCCCTACGGCAACCGCTACTGCGCGAGCTGGCAAGCGAGTACCGGCAGCTGGTCGTCGTTTGCGGCCACTACGAAGGCGTCGACGAGCGCATTCGCGAGCACCTCATCACCCGCGAAATTTCATTGGGAGACTTTGTCCTAACCGGCGGCGAGATCCCGGCCCTTGCCCTGCTCAACGGCGTTCTGCGCTTGCTCCCCGGCACCGTCGGCAAGGCGGCCTCGCTCGAGACCGAGAGTTTTGAGGATGGTTTGCTGGACTATCCACAGTACACCCGGCCGGCCACCTATCGCGGCTGGGAAGTCCCGGCCGTGCTGTGCTCGGGAGATCACGCCGCGATCGCGCACTGGCGCCACCAGCAGCAGCGCGAGCGCACGCAACGGCGCCGGCCGGATCTGCGCCAGCCCCCTTCCGATGGGGACGCCTGA